From the genome of Chanos chanos chromosome 5, fChaCha1.1, whole genome shotgun sequence, one region includes:
- the crfb16 gene encoding interleukin-20 receptor subunit beta, producing MQSVNMRHMLRWRPPQTNCGIVQYSVQFQGEFERLYLNGSWETALDCQQISQHECNLTSDLASDSDYNIRVQAECNNRTSSWASLPAPFNRRDTVLLAPVMSVKVSGDTIQVGFSDLPLSVSVTVDVWRKGNERNVSSHVVTARPSYLSITALQEGATYCLRAQAQLETSTRNKSNNTDTQCVSIHTYDNTIQVLPLPHHSP from the exons ATGCAGTCCGTAAACATGAGGCACATGCTGAGGTGGCGGCCCCCACAGACCAACTGTGGTATAGTCCAGTACTCAGTCCAGTTTCAGGG AGAGTTTGAGCGTCTCTACCTTAATGGTAGTTGGGAGACTGCACTGGACTGCCAGCAGATTTCTCAACACGAGTGTaacttgacctctgacctggcCTCTGACTCCGATTACAACATCCGTGTGCAAGCGGAGTGCAACAACAGAACCTCGTCATGGGCGTCACTCCCAGCACCCTTCaacaggagagaca CCGTGCTGTTGGCTCCAGTCATGAGTGTGAAGGTGTCAGGTGATACTATTCAGGTGGGCTTCAGTGACCTTCCCCTCAGTGTCTCCGTGACCGTAGATGTCTGGAGAAAAGGAAACGAGAGAAAC GTCTCCAGTCATGTTGTCACCGCTCGCCCAAGCTATCTCTCCATCACTGCACTGCAGGAGGGAGCCACATACTGCCTCAGGGCACAGGCTCAGCTGGAAACCAGCACCAGGAACAAGAGcaacaacactgatacacagtgtgtgtccaTCCACA CATATGACAATACTATACAG GTGCTCCCGCTTCCTCACCACTCCCCATAA
- the cldn15la gene encoding claudin 15-like a: MSTALEVTGCLMAIASWLITGASLANDYWKVSSYSGGIIISNRQYENLWHSCAEDSAGVAECRDFESMLALPGHVQACRALMIISLLLGLFSIIVSILGLKCISVGSASDAAKAKIAVTGGILSILGGLCTMVAISWYATRIVEEFNNPFYGGIKFELGTGLYIGWAGGSLAILGGALLTCACKRASSGSKGTYYSSAPKKIYKSAPTTESETGRAYV; this comes from the exons ATGTCAACGGCGTTGGAGGTAACGGGCTGTTTGATGGCGATTGCCAGCTGGTTGATCACTGGGGCCTCTTTAGCCAACGATTATTGGAAGGTGTCCTCTTATTCTGGCGGCATCATCATCTCCAACCGTCAGTATGAGAACCTGTGGCACTCTTGTGCTGAGGACAGTGCTGGTGTTGCCGAGTGCCGGGACTTTGAGTCAATGTTGGCTTTGCCAG gacaCGTTCAGGCATGTCGCGCTCTGATGATCATCTCTTTGCTACTGGGCCTGTTTTCTATCATTGTATCAATCCTGGGGCTAAAATGCATTTCAGTGGGTAGTGCTTCGGATGCAGCCAAGGCCAAAATTGCTGTCACAGGCGGTATTCTGTCCATCCTCGGCG GTCTGTGCACAATGGTAGCCATATCCTGGTATGCTACTCGCATTGTGGAGGAATTCAACAACCCTTTTTATGGAGGCATCAA gTTTGAGCTGGGTACTGGTCTGTATATTGGCTGGGCCGGAGGAAGCCTGGCTATTCTGGGCGGAGCTTTACTGACCTGTGCTTGTAAGAGGGCCTCTTCAGGATCAAAAGG GACGTACTATTCCAGTGCACCGAAGAAGATCTACAAATCTGCACCAACAACTGAGTCAGAGACAGGAAGAGCTTATGTCTGA
- the saga gene encoding S-arrestin a, which translates to MSPKQVIFKKIAKDKSVGVYMGKRDFVDRVDSVDPVDGVVLVDLEALKGRKAFVTLSCTFRYGRDDMDVMGIAFRRDIYMSTRQIYPPLQDKEQGTLTKVQEKLLRKLGDNAYPFFFEFPDNLPCSVGLQPAPNDVGKHCAVEFEVTAFSAESQDAKVRKRSTVRLMIRKVQYAPEKDGPAPSVQISRDFVMSDKPLHLEASLEKETYYHGEPINVRVKISNDSNKTIKNVIVSVEQIATVVLYSNDSYAKAVATDDSGDSVAAGGKLEKVYTLLPLLANNRERRGIALDGKLKHEDTNLASSSITKEGVLKEVLGIMVSYKVLVKLIVGGIMGSSEVGAELPFQLMHPKPDSGIPYERDEMVFEEFKRSYLKGMVEDEEEPNVSEA; encoded by the exons ATGAGTCCAAAACAAGTCATCTTCAAGAAAATCGCCAAGGACAAGTCG GTGGGAGTGTACATGGGGAAACGAGACTTTGTGGATCGTGTGGATTCAGTTGACCCTGTCG ATGGTGTTGTCCTGGTGGACCTAGAAGCTCTGAAAGGCAGAAAAG CCTTCGTTACCCTGTCCTGTACGTTCCGGTACGGTCGTGATGACATGGATGTAATGGGAATAGCCTTTCGTCGAGATATTTACATGTCTACCCGACAGATCTACCCTCCACTGCAGGACAAAGAACAGGGCACACTGACCAAAGTGCAAGAGAAACTGCTGAGAAAACTAGGAGACAATGCCTACCCTTTTTTCTTTGAG tttcctgATAACCTGCCTTGTTCAGTAGGGCTCCAGCCAGCTCCTAATGATGTCGGGAAG CACTGTGCTGTAGAGTTTGAGGTAACAGCCTTCAGTGCTGAGAGCCAGGATGCAAAAGTTCGCAAGAG GAGTACTGTGCGTCTGATGATCCGGAAAGTTCAGTACGCCCCTGAAAAGGATGGACCTGCACCATCTGTGCAGATCTCCCGTGATTTTGTCATGTCTGACAAACCCTTGCACCTGGAGGCAAGCCTGGAGAAGGAG ACTTATTATCATGGTGAACCAATAAACGTACGGGTCAAGATCTCAAATGACTCCAACAAAACGATTAAGAACGTTATTGTCTCCG TGGAGCAGATAGCCACAGTGGTGCTGTACTCTAATGACAGCTATGCAAAGGCAGTGGCAACAGATGATTCAGG AGACTCTGTGGCAGCAGGCGGCAAACTGGAGAAAGTGTATACTCTACTTCCCCTTTTAGCCAACAACAGGGAAAGACGTGGTATTGCACTTGATGGAAAGCTCAAACATGAAGACACTAATTTGGCTTCTTCCAGCAT TACCAAAGAGGGCGTGCTGAAGGAAGTCTTGGGGATCATGGTGTCCTATAAGGTGTTGGTGAAGCTTATTGTTGGCGG gaTTATGGGGTCCAG tgAAGTCGGAGCAGAGCTCCCATTTCAGCTCATGCATCCCAAGCCTGACTCAGGTATACCttatgagcgt GATGAAATGGTATTTGAAGAGTTCAAGCGTTCCTACCTGAAGGGGATGgttgaagatgaggaggagccTAACGTGTCAGAGGCATGA